In the Parashewanella tropica genome, AGGATTTGGCGGTGCAGGTTATGCTTTTCTTCTTGAGCGTAGCTTTGACCATTAAGCCAGAGCGTTCTTTCTTCATATCGACTTTCTAGGTTGGTGTCTGTATGTGCGTGGGTCGTGCTGTGGCTTTGAATTGCTGCGGCTTGAGCAGACATACATACCTCGTCAATCAAAATTGAATAAATGGGCTTTTACACGTTACCAAAAAAATGCGGGGAAAAAATAAAGATAAATAATTGTTAATGAAGAAGTATTGGTATCAGACTCGGTTTCTATTACTAATGCCTGACATTAGGTTGTTTGCTCTTGGTGTAGCAAAAAGAAATGCAAGTATACAATATTGCCGCATTTGTTGTTGGTCGAATATTTCATGCTTGCCAGTAGACGCCTCAGGTGTGGGGAACAGTGTTATAGATGAAATGAAGGGGAGAGGAGTTAATGACTCATATTCATCAATTTAATTTATTCATCATTCCCCACTTATGAATGGGGAGCGATGAATTTAAGCTGATAAGAGTTGGGTTATGCGTTATTCTCTGCTCTGGGCATAATGACTATAATACCTCTACTGATATTCTCTTGTTCCTCACGAGTATGGGTTGTGTACATATCCATTACTGCCTCATGGACTTCTCTGGCTGAACGTTCCAGCGTTAAGTCCAGATTTGTTGGTGCTAGCTCTTCTCTAACTTGCTCTGAAGAAGGTATTGAAATCGAATTATTTAAAGCTTTTAAAGTGCCATTAAACGCTTCTTGAGCTGCTTTTCTCCGTAGAGAAACAAGTCGCTGAACTTTATCACTAGCAATTTCAGCCCCTAGAAAGGTTTTAATCACTATGTCGTTTTCTTGTTTGCAGTTTGTACCACACCATTGCTTATCAGAGCATTTTCTTAACTCTTTACTGTCTGGAATGGCGTGAAATGTCGATGCTTCCATGCATTGCATATCAGATGGATTATCAGAACCTAAGGAGAGTTGATAATGAAGTACTCGTTTGGCGTTACCTGAAGAGTCATGTACCTTTATTGCTAGAGTTCCGCTAAAAAAACCATTTTTGAATGCCTTTTCTTTTATTTCTACAAAAGCTTGAATAACTTCTGACGAAACTTGTGCAATCATGGTTTGACCATCGGCCAGTTGGTAAGTTAATTCTAATGACATCATTCCCCCTTTATAACAGCTCTAATGCATTACTACTCCTTGAATTAATGCTTGTGATAACTAAATTCAAACTAAAAATCTTCATGAGCATAGCCATCTACACAACTGGTATTGATATTGAGTGTTGTTATAGTCATGGCATAAGACTCACTAAGGATAGTGAGTAAAACATCAATAGAAAAGAAAGGTAAAGCATTGTTAATTTTCAGGTTAATAAAGTGTTGATTAGTAATGTTGTTTTGTTTTGCTTGATGACTGGTAAACTTTATTTCTAGAACGGGAAAACGCTTGCATTCATGGTATTAGGAAGGCATGGTTATTAAGACCCATTAATAACTAAACCACTTTTTGGACGAGAAATAGTGACTGAAATCCAACAAGAATCGATATTTTTACCCTATAAGGATGGGAAGCTTCATATAAGAAAGATTGCCCCTTCAAATAGCAAAAAGCAGCTTACTCCTTTTTTAATGCTTCATGGGTCGATTTCAAATGGCAAAGTATTTTATACGAAGTCAGGTAAAGGTTTGGCTTGTTCAATGGCAAAAGAAGGCTATGAAGTTTATGTGTTGGATATGCCGGGTAGGGGATTAAGTACACCTAAAATCGCACGAGGAGTGAACCCCAGCCAAACTGAAGTCGTACGTGATGTAATCCCTAGTGTTCAAGCGTTTATTTTAGAGGCAAACCCATTGGCAGATAAAGTGCATTGGTTAGCTCACTCTTGGGGAGGCGTGCTGATGGCAGCGACCATGTTGCGGTATTCCGAATTGCAAGATCAAGTCGCTTCATTTGTCACTTTTGGAACTAAGCGTCGTGTTCAAGTTAAAAACTTACATCGAACTTTAGTTTTGGAGTTAATTTGGAAGCGATTATCTATCCCTCTAATGAAGCTAAAAGGCTATTTCCCAGCCATTGGTTTAGGTGTTGGGATGGATAACGAGAGCTATTTGAGTGTCACCCAAACCTTTCCTTGGCTCGAAGGAGAGTGGATAGACCCAGAAGATGGCTTTGATTATAGCGCCAAGTTACCAAGTGCTCAGTTACCGCCAGCTTGGTTTTTCGCTGGAAAAAATGATCCGATCCTCGGTAACCCAAGTGATGTGAAGTCTACTTTTGATGAATTGAAGTTTAAACAAGGAAAGTTTGTGCTGTTAAGCAAGCAAAATGGCCATAAACATGATTATGACCATGCCAGCATGCTTACCCACGCAGATGCTGAAGGTGACCACTTTTCTGAGCTTAAATCTTGGTATAAAGTCGGTTGTTTTTAATATAATTCGCTATTGAATTCGGAAGAAAAGGAATAGTCGACTTAGGTTCCTCTAATTGCTCACGTAATTGAGTGGATGAGATAGGTTGTGGAGTGACTGGAATATCAAAAATATGCCCTATGTTACCTATAGCTTTATCTTTGTTAGTTAAGCGAGCTTTATACCACTCTTTAACGATAAAAGTCGGATTGAGTTGGTAATCTGGTCGATGCGTCACTGCTATATTGCATAGGTCAAATAATCGTTGCCATTGATACCATTTCTCTAATGACAAAAGTGAGTCCATTCCCATAATAAAAGTGAACTGATGCTCAGGATACTGCTCGGTTAACTCTTCTAGGGTTTTAACGGTATAACTTGGGGTCTCACGTTGTAATTCAATATCACACAATTCAAATTCGATATGATCTTGGCATACCAAATTAACCATATTCAGTCGATGTTGCGATGTAGTGTGGGTTCCTTGTTTATGAGGAGGAATATGGTTGGGCATCAACCAGATTTTATCAAGCCCGAGTTTTTCGCGAACTTCAAGCGCAGGGCGTATATGTCCGTAATGAATGGGATCGAAGGTACCGCCAAGAATGCCTATCTTCATAACGTTAGTTCAACTTTATATGAGCCAGTGAATTATGGGCAACAGGATCAAATAGCAAACATAAATGGCTGGTGGCAGTCCAATCTTCAATACCATGTTGCTTCAAGTTGAGCTCAATTTCCGAAGCCATTGCCTGCATGTGTTCAATATTAGACAGACTTAAGCGGTTGAGAGCATCTTGGTACATGGGCTTGCGTTTATCCCATATACGTAACTTTTTCCAAAGGTTA is a window encoding:
- a CDS encoding alpha/beta fold hydrolase, with translation MTEIQQESIFLPYKDGKLHIRKIAPSNSKKQLTPFLMLHGSISNGKVFYTKSGKGLACSMAKEGYEVYVLDMPGRGLSTPKIARGVNPSQTEVVRDVIPSVQAFILEANPLADKVHWLAHSWGGVLMAATMLRYSELQDQVASFVTFGTKRRVQVKNLHRTLVLELIWKRLSIPLMKLKGYFPAIGLGVGMDNESYLSVTQTFPWLEGEWIDPEDGFDYSAKLPSAQLPPAWFFAGKNDPILGNPSDVKSTFDELKFKQGKFVLLSKQNGHKHDYDHASMLTHADAEGDHFSELKSWYKVGCF
- the nadD gene encoding nicotinate-nucleotide adenylyltransferase, with translation MKIGILGGTFDPIHYGHIRPALEVREKLGLDKIWLMPNHIPPHKQGTHTTSQHRLNMVNLVCQDHIEFELCDIELQRETPSYTVKTLEELTEQYPEHQFTFIMGMDSLLSLEKWYQWQRLFDLCNIAVTHRPDYQLNPTFIVKEWYKARLTNKDKAIGNIGHIFDIPVTPQPISSTQLREQLEEPKSTIPFLPNSIANYIKNNRLYTKI